In a genomic window of Struthio camelus isolate bStrCam1 chromosome 16, bStrCam1.hap1, whole genome shotgun sequence:
- the TUBD1 gene encoding tubulin delta chain isoform X4: protein MSVVTVQLGQCGNQIGHEVFNAICSDVHGTHGLCSKKENESYHDACKERFFSEEKAGVPVARAVLVDMEPKVISQTLSIAARSGYWKYDDRSHFCQKQGSGNNWANGYSVHGPKHKDVIMNLVQKEAEKCDRLSGFFTIMSMAGGTGSGLGAFVTQCLRDAFPASFILNHVIWPYGTGEVIVQNYNSVLTLSHLYQSSDALLVHENDVIHKICAQLMNIKQISFRDVNQVIAHQLGSVFQPIYTAEGALHYSRSPLGDLMETLVPHPEFKMLGLRNIPQMPENSLAYSTFSWPGLIKHLRQMLIANATMEEGIDWQVRPPRPGSSVLSKHSTSKLLHFNASIANLVILRGKDMHSADLGSFRDPALYTSWLTPQDAFNLWKTPRAFNKYEKSASLVSNSQFLLKPLDNLVGKAWNMFASKAYIHQYTKFGIEEEDFLDSFTALEQVISSYTIL, encoded by the exons ATGTCAGTAGTCACAGTCCAGCTTGGTCAGTGTGGTAATCAAATTGGGCACGAGGTGTTTAATGCTATCTGCAGTGACGTCCATGGCACGCATGGATTGTGTTCCAAGAAGGAGAATGAATCATACCATGACGCTTGCAAAGAACGCTTTTTCAGTGAGGAGAAAGCTGGAG taCCTGTTGCCCGGGCTGTGCTTGTTGACATGGAACCCAAAGTAATCAGCCAAACCTTATCCATAGCTGCCAGGTCTGGCTACTGGAAATATGATGATCGATCACACTTCTGTCAGAAACAAGGGTCCGGGAACAACTGGGCAAATGG TTACTCTGTTCACGGGCCTAAACACAAAGATGTAATCATGAATCTGGtacaaaaagaagcagagaaatgtGACCGTCTCAGTGGATTTTTCACAATAATGAGCATGGCTGGTGGTACCGGATCCGGCCTGGGAGCATTTGTGACCCAGTGTTTAAGGGATGCTTTTCCAGCCTCGTTTATACTAAACCATGTTATCTGGCCATATGGAACTGGTGAG GTCATTGTTCAAAACTACAACTCCGTTCTGACTCTGTCACATCTGTACCAGTCATCAGATGCCCTTCTTGTTCATGAAAACGATGTCATTCACAAGATTTGTGCTCAACTCATGAATATTAAACAGATCTCCTTCAGGGATGTAAATCAAGTCATTGCACACCAGCTGGGAAGTGTTTTCCAGCCCATTTACACAGCAGAAGGTGCCTTACACTATAGCAGAAGCCCATTAG GAGACTTAATGGAGACCTTAGTTCCACATCCTGAATTCAAGATGTTAGGTCTTCGAAACATACCTCAGATGCCTGAAAACTCCCTAGCATACAGCACATTCAGTTGGCCTGGGCTCATCAAACATTTAAGACAGATGCTCATTGCTAATGCTACAATGGAGGAAG GTATTGATTGGCAAGTAAGACCACCGCGTCCAGGCTCCTCCGTTCTCTCCAAACATTCCACAAGCAAGCTGCTGCATTTCAATGCTTCCATTGCCAACCTGGTTATCCTGCGAGGAAAAGATATGCACAGTGCAGACTTAG GAAGTTTCCGAGATCCAGCACTGTATACATCATGGCTAACCCCCCAGGATGCTTTTAACCTGTGGAAAACACCACGAGCATTTAACAAGTATGAGAAGTCTGCTTCGTTGGTCAGCAATAGCCAGTTCCTGCTGAAACCTCTTGACAACCTTGTAGGAAAAGCTTGGAATATGTTTGCTTCCaa AGCGTATATTCACCAGTACACTAAATTTGGGATTGAAGAGGAGGATTTCCTGGACAGCTTCACAGCTCTGGAACAAGTAATCTCCAGTTACAccatcctgtga
- the TUBD1 gene encoding tubulin delta chain isoform X1 — translation MSVVTVQLGQCGNQIGHEVFNAICSDVHGTHGLCSKKENESYHDACKERFFSEEKAGVPVARAVLVDMEPKVISQTLSIAARSGYWKYDDRSHFCQKQGSGNNWANGYSVHGPKHKDVIMNLVQKEAEKCDRLSGFFTIMSMAGGTGSGLGAFVTQCLRDAFPASFILNHVIWPYGTGEVIVQNYNSVLTLSHLYQSSDALLVHENDVIHKICAQLMNIKQISFRDVNQVIAHQLGSVFQPIYTAEGALHYSRSPLGDLMETLVPHPEFKMLGLRNIPQMPENSLAYSTFSWPGLIKHLRQMLIANATMEEGIDWQVRPPRPGSSVLSKHSTSKLLHFNASIANLVILRGKDMHSADLGSFRDPALYTSWLTPQDAFNLWKTPRAFNKYEKSASLVSNSQFLLKPLDNLVGKAWNMFASKAYIHQYTKFGIEEEDFLDSFTALEQGILTQEAGGKIAQEVKINSTSNSSLQGTKGQERRQYVSFRDRTETLSAANMLTSLFKMLKEPMKRAVS, via the exons ATGTCAGTAGTCACAGTCCAGCTTGGTCAGTGTGGTAATCAAATTGGGCACGAGGTGTTTAATGCTATCTGCAGTGACGTCCATGGCACGCATGGATTGTGTTCCAAGAAGGAGAATGAATCATACCATGACGCTTGCAAAGAACGCTTTTTCAGTGAGGAGAAAGCTGGAG taCCTGTTGCCCGGGCTGTGCTTGTTGACATGGAACCCAAAGTAATCAGCCAAACCTTATCCATAGCTGCCAGGTCTGGCTACTGGAAATATGATGATCGATCACACTTCTGTCAGAAACAAGGGTCCGGGAACAACTGGGCAAATGG TTACTCTGTTCACGGGCCTAAACACAAAGATGTAATCATGAATCTGGtacaaaaagaagcagagaaatgtGACCGTCTCAGTGGATTTTTCACAATAATGAGCATGGCTGGTGGTACCGGATCCGGCCTGGGAGCATTTGTGACCCAGTGTTTAAGGGATGCTTTTCCAGCCTCGTTTATACTAAACCATGTTATCTGGCCATATGGAACTGGTGAG GTCATTGTTCAAAACTACAACTCCGTTCTGACTCTGTCACATCTGTACCAGTCATCAGATGCCCTTCTTGTTCATGAAAACGATGTCATTCACAAGATTTGTGCTCAACTCATGAATATTAAACAGATCTCCTTCAGGGATGTAAATCAAGTCATTGCACACCAGCTGGGAAGTGTTTTCCAGCCCATTTACACAGCAGAAGGTGCCTTACACTATAGCAGAAGCCCATTAG GAGACTTAATGGAGACCTTAGTTCCACATCCTGAATTCAAGATGTTAGGTCTTCGAAACATACCTCAGATGCCTGAAAACTCCCTAGCATACAGCACATTCAGTTGGCCTGGGCTCATCAAACATTTAAGACAGATGCTCATTGCTAATGCTACAATGGAGGAAG GTATTGATTGGCAAGTAAGACCACCGCGTCCAGGCTCCTCCGTTCTCTCCAAACATTCCACAAGCAAGCTGCTGCATTTCAATGCTTCCATTGCCAACCTGGTTATCCTGCGAGGAAAAGATATGCACAGTGCAGACTTAG GAAGTTTCCGAGATCCAGCACTGTATACATCATGGCTAACCCCCCAGGATGCTTTTAACCTGTGGAAAACACCACGAGCATTTAACAAGTATGAGAAGTCTGCTTCGTTGGTCAGCAATAGCCAGTTCCTGCTGAAACCTCTTGACAACCTTGTAGGAAAAGCTTGGAATATGTTTGCTTCCaa AGCGTATATTCACCAGTACACTAAATTTGGGATTGAAGAGGAGGATTTCCTGGACAGCTTCACAGCTCTGGAACAA GGTATTTTGACACAAGAGGCTGGAGGAAAGATTGCACAAGAAGTTAAGATAAACAGCACAAGCAATTCAAGTTTGCAAGGAACAAAGGGTCAGGAAAGGAGACAGTATG
- the RPS6KB1 gene encoding ribosomal protein S6 kinase beta-1 isoform X1 — MAGVFDIDLDQPEDAASDEELEEGGQLSESMDHGGLGQYDLGMEHCEKFEISETSVNRGPEKIRPECFELLRVLGKGGYGKVFQVRKVTGANTGKIFAMKVLKKAMIVRNAKDTAHTKAERNILEEVKHPFIVDLIYAFQTGGKLYLILEYLSGGELFMQLEREGIFMEDTACFYLAEISMALGHLHQKGIIYRDLKPENIMLNHQGHVKLTDFGLCKESIHDGTVTHTFCGTIEYMAPEILMRSGHNRAVDWWSLGALMYDMLTGAPPFTGENRKKTIDKILKCKLNLPPYLTQEARDLLKKLLKRNAASRLGAGPGDAGEVQAHPFFRHINWDELLARKVEPPFKPLLQSEEDVSQFDSKFTRQTPVDSPDDSTLSESANQVFLGFTYVAPSVLESVKEKFSFEPKIRSPRRFIGSPRTPVSPVKFSPGEFWGRGASASASNTQTPVEYPMETSGIEQMDVTVCGEASAPLPIRQPNSGPYKKQAFPMISKRPEHLRMNL, encoded by the exons ATGGCGGGCGTCTTCGACATCGACCTGGACCAGCCCGAGGACGCGGCTTCggacgaggagctggaggagggg ggacAATTAAGTGAGAGCATGGACCACGGAGGACTTGGCCAATATGACCT TGGCATGGAACATTGTGAAAAATTTGAGATTTCAGAAACTAGTGTTAACAGAGGTCCAGAAAAGATCCGACCAGAGTGCTTTGAGTTACTACGCGTACTTGGCAAAGGTGGCTACGGAAAG GTATTTCAAGTACGAAAAGTAACTGGAGCAAATACCGGGAAGATTTTTGCCATGAAAGTTCTTAAGAAG GCAATGATTGTAAGGAATGCAAAAGATACAGCTCATACAAAAGCAGAGCGAAATATACTGGAGGAGGTGAAACATCCCTTCATCGTAGATTTAATTTATGCCTTTCAGACTGGTGGAAAACTCTACCTCATCCTTGAGTATCTCAGTG GAGGAGAACTATTTATGCAGTTAGAGAGAGAAGGGATATTTATGGAAGACACAGCTTG cttttactTGGCAGAAATCTCAATGGCACTGGGGCACTTGCATCAAAAAGGAATAATCTATCGTGATCTGAAGCCAGAAAATATCATGCTTAATCATCAAG gtCATGTAAAATTGACTGACTTTGGATTATGTAAAGAATCTATTCACGATGGAACAGTCACGCACACGTTCTGTGGAACAATTGAATACAT GGCCCCTGAAATCTTGATGAGGAGCGGGCATAATCGTGCTGTGGACTGGTGGAGTTTGGGGGCATTAATGTATGACATGCTGACTGGAGCA CCTCCTTTCACTggggagaacagaaagaaaacaattgaCAAGATTCTCAAGTGTAAGCTCAACTTGCCTCCCTACCTCACACAAGAAGCCAGAGATCTGCTTAAAAAG ctgctaaaaagaaatgctGCCTCACGTCTAGGAGCTGGTCCTGGGGATGCTGGAGAAGTTCAG GCTCACCCGTTCTTCAGACACATTAACTGGGATGAGCTGTTAGCACGGAAGGTGGAACCTCCCTTTAAACCTTTACTG caATCTGAAGAGGATGTGAGCCAGTTTGATTCAAAGTTTACACGTCAGACACCTGTTGATAGCCCAGATGACTCTACTCTCAGTGAAAGTGCCAACCAGGTTTTTCTG GGTTTTACATATGTGGCTCCATCTGTACTTGAAAGCGTAAAagagaaattttcttttgaaCCAAAAATTCGATCACCTCGCAGATTCATAGGTAGCCCTAGGACACCAGTCAG ccCTGTAAAGTTCTCCCCGGGGGAATTCTGGGGAAGAGGTGCTTCTGCCAGCGCATCAAATACTCAGACACCTGTGGAATATCCAATGGAGACAAGTGGAATAGAACAAATGGATGTGACAGTTTGTGGAGAGGCCTCAGCACCACTTCCAATCCGACAACCAAACTCTGGGCCATATAAAAAACAAGCTTTTCCCATGATTTCCAAACGACCAGAGCACTTGCGCATGAATCTATga
- the RPS6KB1 gene encoding ribosomal protein S6 kinase beta-1 isoform X2, with translation MAGVFDIDLDQPEDAASDEELEEGGQLSESMDHGGLGQYDLGMEHCEKFEISETSVNRGPEKIRPECFELLRVLGKGGYGKVFQVRKVTGANTGKIFAMKVLKKAMIVRNAKDTAHTKAERNILEEVKHPFIVDLIYAFQTGGKLYLILEYLSGGELFMQLEREGIFMEDTACFYLAEISMALGHLHQKGIIYRDLKPENIMLNHQGHVKLTDFGLCKESIHDGTVTHTFCGTIEYMAPEILMRSGHNRAVDWWSLGALMYDMLTGALLKRNAASRLGAGPGDAGEVQAHPFFRHINWDELLARKVEPPFKPLLQSEEDVSQFDSKFTRQTPVDSPDDSTLSESANQVFLGFTYVAPSVLESVKEKFSFEPKIRSPRRFIGSPRTPVSPVKFSPGEFWGRGASASASNTQTPVEYPMETSGIEQMDVTVCGEASAPLPIRQPNSGPYKKQAFPMISKRPEHLRMNL, from the exons ATGGCGGGCGTCTTCGACATCGACCTGGACCAGCCCGAGGACGCGGCTTCggacgaggagctggaggagggg ggacAATTAAGTGAGAGCATGGACCACGGAGGACTTGGCCAATATGACCT TGGCATGGAACATTGTGAAAAATTTGAGATTTCAGAAACTAGTGTTAACAGAGGTCCAGAAAAGATCCGACCAGAGTGCTTTGAGTTACTACGCGTACTTGGCAAAGGTGGCTACGGAAAG GTATTTCAAGTACGAAAAGTAACTGGAGCAAATACCGGGAAGATTTTTGCCATGAAAGTTCTTAAGAAG GCAATGATTGTAAGGAATGCAAAAGATACAGCTCATACAAAAGCAGAGCGAAATATACTGGAGGAGGTGAAACATCCCTTCATCGTAGATTTAATTTATGCCTTTCAGACTGGTGGAAAACTCTACCTCATCCTTGAGTATCTCAGTG GAGGAGAACTATTTATGCAGTTAGAGAGAGAAGGGATATTTATGGAAGACACAGCTTG cttttactTGGCAGAAATCTCAATGGCACTGGGGCACTTGCATCAAAAAGGAATAATCTATCGTGATCTGAAGCCAGAAAATATCATGCTTAATCATCAAG gtCATGTAAAATTGACTGACTTTGGATTATGTAAAGAATCTATTCACGATGGAACAGTCACGCACACGTTCTGTGGAACAATTGAATACAT GGCCCCTGAAATCTTGATGAGGAGCGGGCATAATCGTGCTGTGGACTGGTGGAGTTTGGGGGCATTAATGTATGACATGCTGACTGGAGCA ctgctaaaaagaaatgctGCCTCACGTCTAGGAGCTGGTCCTGGGGATGCTGGAGAAGTTCAG GCTCACCCGTTCTTCAGACACATTAACTGGGATGAGCTGTTAGCACGGAAGGTGGAACCTCCCTTTAAACCTTTACTG caATCTGAAGAGGATGTGAGCCAGTTTGATTCAAAGTTTACACGTCAGACACCTGTTGATAGCCCAGATGACTCTACTCTCAGTGAAAGTGCCAACCAGGTTTTTCTG GGTTTTACATATGTGGCTCCATCTGTACTTGAAAGCGTAAAagagaaattttcttttgaaCCAAAAATTCGATCACCTCGCAGATTCATAGGTAGCCCTAGGACACCAGTCAG ccCTGTAAAGTTCTCCCCGGGGGAATTCTGGGGAAGAGGTGCTTCTGCCAGCGCATCAAATACTCAGACACCTGTGGAATATCCAATGGAGACAAGTGGAATAGAACAAATGGATGTGACAGTTTGTGGAGAGGCCTCAGCACCACTTCCAATCCGACAACCAAACTCTGGGCCATATAAAAAACAAGCTTTTCCCATGATTTCCAAACGACCAGAGCACTTGCGCATGAATCTATga
- the TUBD1 gene encoding tubulin delta chain isoform X3 — translation MSVVTVQLGQCGNQIGHEVFNAICSDVHGTHGLCSKKENESYHDACKERFFSEEKAGVPVARAVLVDMEPKVISQTLSIAARSGYWKYDDRSHFCQKQGSGNNWANGICHVLLPSLLFNSYSVHGPKHKDVIMNLVQKEAEKCDRLSGFFTIMSMAGGTGSGLGAFVTQCLRDAFPASFILNHVIWPYGTGEVIVQNYNSVLTLSHLYQSSDALLVHENDVIHKICAQLMNIKQISFRDVNQVIAHQLGSVFQPIYTAEGALHYSRSPLGDLMETLVPHPEFKMLGLRNIPQMPENSLAYSTFSWPGLIKHLRQMLIANATMEEGIDWQVRPPRPGSSVLSKHSTSKLLHFNASIANLVILRGKDMHSADLGSFRDPALYTSWLTPQDAFNLWKTPRAFNKYEKSASLVSNSQFLLKPLDNLVGKAWNMFASKAYIHQYTKFGIEEEDFLDSFTALEQVISSYTIL, via the exons ATGTCAGTAGTCACAGTCCAGCTTGGTCAGTGTGGTAATCAAATTGGGCACGAGGTGTTTAATGCTATCTGCAGTGACGTCCATGGCACGCATGGATTGTGTTCCAAGAAGGAGAATGAATCATACCATGACGCTTGCAAAGAACGCTTTTTCAGTGAGGAGAAAGCTGGAG taCCTGTTGCCCGGGCTGTGCTTGTTGACATGGAACCCAAAGTAATCAGCCAAACCTTATCCATAGCTGCCAGGTCTGGCTACTGGAAATATGATGATCGATCACACTTCTGTCAGAAACAAGGGTCCGGGAACAACTGGGCAAATGG aatcTGCCATGTCTTGCTGCCTTCTCTGTTATTCAACAGTTACTCTGTTCACGGGCCTAAACACAAAGATGTAATCATGAATCTGGtacaaaaagaagcagagaaatgtGACCGTCTCAGTGGATTTTTCACAATAATGAGCATGGCTGGTGGTACCGGATCCGGCCTGGGAGCATTTGTGACCCAGTGTTTAAGGGATGCTTTTCCAGCCTCGTTTATACTAAACCATGTTATCTGGCCATATGGAACTGGTGAG GTCATTGTTCAAAACTACAACTCCGTTCTGACTCTGTCACATCTGTACCAGTCATCAGATGCCCTTCTTGTTCATGAAAACGATGTCATTCACAAGATTTGTGCTCAACTCATGAATATTAAACAGATCTCCTTCAGGGATGTAAATCAAGTCATTGCACACCAGCTGGGAAGTGTTTTCCAGCCCATTTACACAGCAGAAGGTGCCTTACACTATAGCAGAAGCCCATTAG GAGACTTAATGGAGACCTTAGTTCCACATCCTGAATTCAAGATGTTAGGTCTTCGAAACATACCTCAGATGCCTGAAAACTCCCTAGCATACAGCACATTCAGTTGGCCTGGGCTCATCAAACATTTAAGACAGATGCTCATTGCTAATGCTACAATGGAGGAAG GTATTGATTGGCAAGTAAGACCACCGCGTCCAGGCTCCTCCGTTCTCTCCAAACATTCCACAAGCAAGCTGCTGCATTTCAATGCTTCCATTGCCAACCTGGTTATCCTGCGAGGAAAAGATATGCACAGTGCAGACTTAG GAAGTTTCCGAGATCCAGCACTGTATACATCATGGCTAACCCCCCAGGATGCTTTTAACCTGTGGAAAACACCACGAGCATTTAACAAGTATGAGAAGTCTGCTTCGTTGGTCAGCAATAGCCAGTTCCTGCTGAAACCTCTTGACAACCTTGTAGGAAAAGCTTGGAATATGTTTGCTTCCaa AGCGTATATTCACCAGTACACTAAATTTGGGATTGAAGAGGAGGATTTCCTGGACAGCTTCACAGCTCTGGAACAAGTAATCTCCAGTTACAccatcctgtga
- the TUBD1 gene encoding tubulin delta chain isoform X5 has protein sequence MREAGCSKARVGPKRRARAGRGSRMRCRAPPPERLSGGCRVPVARAVLVDMEPKVISQTLSIAARSGYWKYDDRSHFCQKQGSGNNWANGYSVHGPKHKDVIMNLVQKEAEKCDRLSGFFTIMSMAGGTGSGLGAFVTQCLRDAFPASFILNHVIWPYGTGEVIVQNYNSVLTLSHLYQSSDALLVHENDVIHKICAQLMNIKQISFRDVNQVIAHQLGSVFQPIYTAEGALHYSRSPLGDLMETLVPHPEFKMLGLRNIPQMPENSLAYSTFSWPGLIKHLRQMLIANATMEEGIDWQVRPPRPGSSVLSKHSTSKLLHFNASIANLVILRGKDMHSADLGSFRDPALYTSWLTPQDAFNLWKTPRAFNKYEKSASLVSNSQFLLKPLDNLVGKAWNMFASKAYIHQYTKFGIEEEDFLDSFTALEQVISSYTIL, from the exons ATGCGCGAAGCGGGTTGTTCGAAGGCGCGTGTCGGGCCGAAGCGGAGGGCTCGTGCAGGAAGGGGCTCGCGCATGCGCTgtcgggcgcccccccccgagcGCCTCAGCGGGGGGTGTCGAG taCCTGTTGCCCGGGCTGTGCTTGTTGACATGGAACCCAAAGTAATCAGCCAAACCTTATCCATAGCTGCCAGGTCTGGCTACTGGAAATATGATGATCGATCACACTTCTGTCAGAAACAAGGGTCCGGGAACAACTGGGCAAATGG TTACTCTGTTCACGGGCCTAAACACAAAGATGTAATCATGAATCTGGtacaaaaagaagcagagaaatgtGACCGTCTCAGTGGATTTTTCACAATAATGAGCATGGCTGGTGGTACCGGATCCGGCCTGGGAGCATTTGTGACCCAGTGTTTAAGGGATGCTTTTCCAGCCTCGTTTATACTAAACCATGTTATCTGGCCATATGGAACTGGTGAG GTCATTGTTCAAAACTACAACTCCGTTCTGACTCTGTCACATCTGTACCAGTCATCAGATGCCCTTCTTGTTCATGAAAACGATGTCATTCACAAGATTTGTGCTCAACTCATGAATATTAAACAGATCTCCTTCAGGGATGTAAATCAAGTCATTGCACACCAGCTGGGAAGTGTTTTCCAGCCCATTTACACAGCAGAAGGTGCCTTACACTATAGCAGAAGCCCATTAG GAGACTTAATGGAGACCTTAGTTCCACATCCTGAATTCAAGATGTTAGGTCTTCGAAACATACCTCAGATGCCTGAAAACTCCCTAGCATACAGCACATTCAGTTGGCCTGGGCTCATCAAACATTTAAGACAGATGCTCATTGCTAATGCTACAATGGAGGAAG GTATTGATTGGCAAGTAAGACCACCGCGTCCAGGCTCCTCCGTTCTCTCCAAACATTCCACAAGCAAGCTGCTGCATTTCAATGCTTCCATTGCCAACCTGGTTATCCTGCGAGGAAAAGATATGCACAGTGCAGACTTAG GAAGTTTCCGAGATCCAGCACTGTATACATCATGGCTAACCCCCCAGGATGCTTTTAACCTGTGGAAAACACCACGAGCATTTAACAAGTATGAGAAGTCTGCTTCGTTGGTCAGCAATAGCCAGTTCCTGCTGAAACCTCTTGACAACCTTGTAGGAAAAGCTTGGAATATGTTTGCTTCCaa AGCGTATATTCACCAGTACACTAAATTTGGGATTGAAGAGGAGGATTTCCTGGACAGCTTCACAGCTCTGGAACAAGTAATCTCCAGTTACAccatcctgtga
- the TUBD1 gene encoding tubulin delta chain isoform X2, which translates to MREAGCSKARVGPKRRARAGRGSRMRCRAPPPERLSGGCRVPVARAVLVDMEPKVISQTLSIAARSGYWKYDDRSHFCQKQGSGNNWANGYSVHGPKHKDVIMNLVQKEAEKCDRLSGFFTIMSMAGGTGSGLGAFVTQCLRDAFPASFILNHVIWPYGTGEVIVQNYNSVLTLSHLYQSSDALLVHENDVIHKICAQLMNIKQISFRDVNQVIAHQLGSVFQPIYTAEGALHYSRSPLGDLMETLVPHPEFKMLGLRNIPQMPENSLAYSTFSWPGLIKHLRQMLIANATMEEGIDWQVRPPRPGSSVLSKHSTSKLLHFNASIANLVILRGKDMHSADLGSFRDPALYTSWLTPQDAFNLWKTPRAFNKYEKSASLVSNSQFLLKPLDNLVGKAWNMFASKAYIHQYTKFGIEEEDFLDSFTALEQGILTQEAGGKIAQEVKINSTSNSSLQGTKGQERRQYVSFRDRTETLSAANMLTSLFKMLKEPMKRAVS; encoded by the exons ATGCGCGAAGCGGGTTGTTCGAAGGCGCGTGTCGGGCCGAAGCGGAGGGCTCGTGCAGGAAGGGGCTCGCGCATGCGCTgtcgggcgcccccccccgagcGCCTCAGCGGGGGGTGTCGAG taCCTGTTGCCCGGGCTGTGCTTGTTGACATGGAACCCAAAGTAATCAGCCAAACCTTATCCATAGCTGCCAGGTCTGGCTACTGGAAATATGATGATCGATCACACTTCTGTCAGAAACAAGGGTCCGGGAACAACTGGGCAAATGG TTACTCTGTTCACGGGCCTAAACACAAAGATGTAATCATGAATCTGGtacaaaaagaagcagagaaatgtGACCGTCTCAGTGGATTTTTCACAATAATGAGCATGGCTGGTGGTACCGGATCCGGCCTGGGAGCATTTGTGACCCAGTGTTTAAGGGATGCTTTTCCAGCCTCGTTTATACTAAACCATGTTATCTGGCCATATGGAACTGGTGAG GTCATTGTTCAAAACTACAACTCCGTTCTGACTCTGTCACATCTGTACCAGTCATCAGATGCCCTTCTTGTTCATGAAAACGATGTCATTCACAAGATTTGTGCTCAACTCATGAATATTAAACAGATCTCCTTCAGGGATGTAAATCAAGTCATTGCACACCAGCTGGGAAGTGTTTTCCAGCCCATTTACACAGCAGAAGGTGCCTTACACTATAGCAGAAGCCCATTAG GAGACTTAATGGAGACCTTAGTTCCACATCCTGAATTCAAGATGTTAGGTCTTCGAAACATACCTCAGATGCCTGAAAACTCCCTAGCATACAGCACATTCAGTTGGCCTGGGCTCATCAAACATTTAAGACAGATGCTCATTGCTAATGCTACAATGGAGGAAG GTATTGATTGGCAAGTAAGACCACCGCGTCCAGGCTCCTCCGTTCTCTCCAAACATTCCACAAGCAAGCTGCTGCATTTCAATGCTTCCATTGCCAACCTGGTTATCCTGCGAGGAAAAGATATGCACAGTGCAGACTTAG GAAGTTTCCGAGATCCAGCACTGTATACATCATGGCTAACCCCCCAGGATGCTTTTAACCTGTGGAAAACACCACGAGCATTTAACAAGTATGAGAAGTCTGCTTCGTTGGTCAGCAATAGCCAGTTCCTGCTGAAACCTCTTGACAACCTTGTAGGAAAAGCTTGGAATATGTTTGCTTCCaa AGCGTATATTCACCAGTACACTAAATTTGGGATTGAAGAGGAGGATTTCCTGGACAGCTTCACAGCTCTGGAACAA GGTATTTTGACACAAGAGGCTGGAGGAAAGATTGCACAAGAAGTTAAGATAAACAGCACAAGCAATTCAAGTTTGCAAGGAACAAAGGGTCAGGAAAGGAGACAGTATG